One window of the Mixophyes fleayi isolate aMixFle1 chromosome 6, aMixFle1.hap1, whole genome shotgun sequence genome contains the following:
- the TIMM10 gene encoding mitochondrial import inner membrane translocase subunit Tim10, whose product MDPLKAQQLAAELEVEMMADMYNRMTGACHKKCVPPHYKEPELSKGESVCLDRCVSKYLDIHERMGKKLTELSMQDEELMRKMQQGVGPA is encoded by the exons ATGGATCCTTTAAAAGCCCAGCAGTTGGCGGCAGAACTGGAGGTGGaaatgatggcagatatgtataATCG AATGACTGGCGCTTGTCACAAAAAGTGTGTTCCTCCTCACTACAAGGAGCCAGAGCTTTCTAAAGGGGAGAGTGTCTGTCTTGACCGCTGTGTGTCCAAATATCTTGATATCCATGAGCGTATGGGCAAGAAACTCACTGAACTTTCTATGCAAGATGAGGAGTTGATGAGGAAAATGCAGCAGGGAGTGGGACCTGCTTAG